One Gossypium hirsutum isolate 1008001.06 chromosome A11, Gossypium_hirsutum_v2.1, whole genome shotgun sequence genomic window carries:
- the LOC107912764 gene encoding histone chaperone ASF1B, with translation MSAVNITNVTVLDNPASFLSAFQFEISYECLTPLKDDLEWKLIYVGSAEDETYDQLLESVLVGPVNVGNYRFVLQADPPDPSRIREEDIIGVTVLLLTCSYLGQEFIRVGYYVNNDYDDEQLREEPPPKVLIEKVQRNILSDKPRVTKFPINFHPENGGNEEPPPSDQPVENDGNEEVPASPNQNEEQDP, from the exons ATGAGTGCCGTCAACATTACTAATGTTACCGTTTTGGATAACCCAGCTTCCTTCTTGTCTGCTTTTCAGTTCGAGATTTCCTACGAGTGTTTGACTCCTCTTAAAGATG ATTTAGAATGGAAACTTATCTATGTCGGATCTGCAGAAGATGAGACTTACGATCAACTACTGGAGAGTGTACTTGTTGGACCTGTCAATGTTGGAAATTACCGTTTTGTACTACAG GCAGACCCGCCAGACCCATCAAGGATCCGTGAAGAAGATATTATAGGTGTCACAGTGCTTCTCCTGACTTGTTCATATCTTGGCCAAGAGTTTATCCGAGTCGGCTACTATGTTAACAATGATTATGATGATGAGCAGCTTAGAGAGGAGCCTCCCCCAAAGGTCTTGATTGAGAAAGTCCAAAGAAATATTCTATCTGATAAGCCCAGGGTGACAAAGTTCCCCATAAATTTCCACCCTGAGAATGGTGGAAACGAAGAACCCCCTCCATCTGATCAACCTGTTGAAAATGACGGAAACGAGGAAGTTCCTGCTTCACCAAATCAAAATGAGGAGCAGGATCCTTAA